Proteins from a genomic interval of Streptomyces sp. NBC_01445:
- the pdxR gene encoding MocR-like pyridoxine biosynthesis transcription factor PdxR, whose product MVESWATSPSGQALGIDLHVEPTGSGLRKGLTDALRDAVRSGRLAPGVRLPSSRTLAADLGIARNTVADAYADLVAEGWLTARQGSGTRVAERPVEAPRPAPTRGRRAPAGLRHDLHPGTPDLSSFPRAEWLKASRRSLNAAPNDALGYGDARGRIELRTALAGYLARARGVHADPDRIVICSGFVHGLMLLGEVLHNRGVRDVAVETYGLDIHWDVLTRSGLRTHPLPLDQLGTCTDELATGEPDVGAALLTPAHQFPVGGALHPDRRTAVVDWARRTGGLILEDDYDGEFRYDRQPVGALQGLDPDRVVYFGTASKSLAPGLRLGWLVLPPSVIGEVIEAKGVADWSCGVLDQLTLAEFIDSGAYDRHVRGARLRYRRRRDQLVAALAERAPDVRATGIAAGLHAVLQLPPGTEQSVVRAAAWQRLGVAGLSSFRHEAAPAEPPLDALVVGYGTPPDHAWPSALEALCRVLP is encoded by the coding sequence ATGGTGGAATCCTGGGCCACTTCGCCCTCCGGTCAAGCGCTCGGTATCGACCTGCACGTCGAGCCGACCGGCTCCGGCCTGCGCAAAGGCCTGACCGACGCGCTCCGTGACGCCGTACGCAGCGGCCGCCTCGCCCCCGGTGTCCGCCTCCCATCGTCCCGCACGCTCGCAGCCGATCTGGGCATCGCCCGCAACACGGTCGCCGACGCCTACGCCGACCTCGTCGCCGAGGGCTGGCTCACCGCGCGCCAGGGCTCGGGGACGCGCGTCGCGGAGCGGCCGGTGGAGGCGCCCCGGCCGGCCCCGACACGCGGCCGACGCGCTCCTGCCGGACTCCGCCACGACCTGCACCCCGGCACCCCCGACCTCTCCTCGTTCCCGCGCGCCGAATGGCTCAAGGCATCGCGCCGCTCCCTCAACGCCGCCCCGAACGACGCCCTCGGCTACGGCGATGCCCGCGGCCGCATCGAACTGCGCACCGCCCTCGCCGGCTACCTCGCCCGCGCCCGCGGCGTCCACGCCGACCCGGACCGCATCGTGATCTGCTCCGGCTTCGTCCACGGTCTGATGCTGCTCGGCGAGGTGCTGCACAACAGGGGCGTGCGCGATGTGGCCGTGGAGACATACGGGCTCGACATCCACTGGGACGTCCTGACGCGGTCAGGCCTGCGCACCCACCCCCTTCCCCTCGATCAACTCGGCACCTGCACCGATGAGTTGGCGACCGGCGAACCGGACGTGGGCGCCGCCCTCCTGACCCCCGCCCATCAGTTCCCGGTGGGCGGGGCACTGCACCCCGACCGCCGGACAGCCGTCGTCGACTGGGCCCGCCGCACCGGCGGACTGATCCTGGAGGACGACTACGACGGCGAGTTCCGCTACGACCGCCAGCCCGTCGGCGCCCTCCAGGGCCTCGACCCCGACCGCGTCGTCTACTTCGGCACGGCCAGCAAATCCCTCGCACCCGGCCTGCGCCTCGGCTGGCTGGTGCTGCCGCCCTCCGTCATCGGGGAGGTGATCGAGGCGAAGGGCGTCGCCGACTGGTCGTGCGGCGTCCTCGACCAGCTGACCCTCGCGGAGTTCATCGACTCGGGCGCCTACGACCGCCATGTCCGCGGCGCCCGCCTGCGCTACCGCCGCCGCCGCGATCAGCTCGTCGCCGCCCTCGCCGAACGCGCCCCCGACGTCCGCGCCACCGGAATCGCCGCCGGCCTGCACGCCGTCCTCCAACTCCCGCCCGGCACCGAACAGTCCGTGGTCCGCGCCGCCGCCTGGCAGCGCCTCGGAGTCGCCGGCCTCTCCAGCTTCCGCCACGAAGCGGCCCCCGCCGAACCACCCCTGGACGCCCTGGTGGTCGGCTACGGAACCCCACCGGACCACGCCTGGCCCAGCGCACTTGAGGCGTTGTGCCGGGTGCTGCCTTAG
- a CDS encoding carboxymuconolactone decarboxylase family protein gives MTTNENSTDSTSPTTDAGRTAKEYVHEHAPRLAWAKHAPEVYKAMIRLDAEARKGVDPVTLELVKIRASQLNHCAFCLDMHSKDALAAGESVERIIQLAAWEESQHFYTPREIAAIELTEAITVLTDGFVPDETYEKAAKLYDEKELTQLIAAITVINAWNRFGVSTRMVPGHYTAGDFK, from the coding sequence ATGACGACGAACGAGAACTCCACCGACAGCACCAGCCCGACCACCGACGCCGGCCGGACCGCCAAGGAGTACGTCCACGAGCACGCGCCCCGGCTGGCCTGGGCCAAGCACGCTCCGGAGGTCTACAAGGCCATGATCCGGCTCGACGCGGAGGCCCGTAAGGGCGTCGACCCGGTGACGCTGGAGCTGGTCAAGATCCGCGCTTCGCAGCTCAACCACTGCGCGTTCTGCCTCGACATGCACTCCAAGGACGCGCTCGCCGCGGGCGAGAGCGTCGAGCGGATCATCCAGCTGGCCGCGTGGGAGGAGTCGCAGCACTTCTACACGCCCAGGGAGATCGCGGCGATCGAGCTGACCGAGGCGATCACCGTGCTCACCGACGGGTTCGTGCCGGACGAGACGTACGAGAAGGCGGCGAAGCTGTACGACGAGAAGGAGCTGACGCAGCTGATCGCCGCGATCACGGTGATCAACGCGTGGAACCGGTTCGGCGTGTCGACGCGGATGGTGCCCGGGCACTACACCGCGGGCGACTTCAAGTGA
- a CDS encoding carboxymuconolactone decarboxylase family protein: MTARTTHLDMGVRDAMIALGAAAKKGLGDPVLAELVMIRASQINECAFCLDMHVDLAVEKNGESAVGVSPARAKSTAWGRIALLNTWAEAPEHFTEREQAALALTEAVTVLTDGFVPDATYEAAAKHFSEAELAHLLGVITVINSWNRLMVSRRIVPGGPQW, encoded by the coding sequence GTGACAGCCCGTACGACGCACTTGGACATGGGTGTGCGCGACGCGATGATCGCGCTCGGCGCCGCCGCGAAGAAGGGGCTCGGCGACCCGGTTCTCGCCGAGCTGGTGATGATTCGGGCCTCGCAGATCAACGAGTGCGCGTTCTGCCTGGACATGCACGTGGACCTCGCCGTCGAGAAGAACGGCGAGAGTGCGGTGGGGGTATCCCCTGCTCGAGCGAAGTCGACAGCTTGGGGAAGGATCGCGCTGCTCAATACCTGGGCGGAGGCCCCCGAGCACTTCACCGAGCGCGAGCAGGCGGCGCTCGCGCTGACCGAGGCCGTCACCGTCCTCACCGACGGGTTCGTGCCGGACGCGACGTACGAGGCGGCGGCCAAGCACTTCAGCGAGGCCGAGCTCGCCCATCTCCTCGGCGTGATCACCGTCATCAACAGCTGGAACCGGCTCATGGTGAGCCGCCGGATCGTGCCCGGCGGACCGCAGTGGTGA
- a CDS encoding ABC transporter substrate-binding protein: MGLAAAGTLLVATGCGAADMTKQSSPYANAQGAKTVTLSVQSWVGAQANIAVAQYLLEHELGYRVDTVQVDEVPAWDALSQGRVDAIMEDWGHPDQEQRYVKDKKTIVNGGDLGVTGHIGWFVPTYFAKQHPDVTDWKNLNKYASQLRTAESGGKGQLLDGSPSYVTNDKALVNNLKLKYQVVFSGSEAAQITQIKQFAKAKKPFLTYWYQPQWLFKKVPMTEVKLPAYKEGCDADPKKVACAYPKTPLQKYLNADFSKSGGKAAAFLKNFKWTTEDQNEVSLLIADQKLSPDEAAKKWIDEHESTWRSWLPK; this comes from the coding sequence ATGGGGCTCGCGGCCGCGGGCACCCTGCTGGTGGCGACCGGTTGCGGCGCCGCCGACATGACCAAGCAGTCCTCCCCGTACGCCAACGCCCAGGGCGCCAAGACGGTGACCCTGTCGGTCCAGTCCTGGGTCGGCGCGCAGGCCAACATCGCGGTGGCCCAGTACCTGCTCGAGCACGAGCTCGGCTACCGCGTCGACACCGTCCAGGTCGACGAGGTCCCCGCGTGGGACGCGCTCAGCCAGGGCCGCGTCGACGCGATCATGGAGGACTGGGGCCACCCCGACCAGGAGCAGCGGTACGTCAAGGACAAGAAGACGATCGTGAACGGCGGCGACCTCGGCGTCACCGGACACATCGGCTGGTTCGTCCCCACGTACTTCGCCAAGCAGCACCCGGACGTCACCGACTGGAAGAACCTCAACAAGTACGCGTCCCAGCTGCGCACCGCCGAGAGCGGCGGCAAGGGCCAGCTCCTCGACGGCTCCCCGTCGTACGTCACCAACGACAAGGCGCTGGTCAACAACCTGAAGCTGAAGTACCAGGTCGTGTTCTCCGGTTCCGAGGCGGCTCAGATCACCCAGATCAAGCAGTTCGCCAAGGCCAAGAAGCCGTTCCTGACGTACTGGTACCAGCCGCAGTGGCTGTTCAAGAAGGTGCCGATGACGGAGGTGAAGCTGCCCGCGTACAAGGAGGGCTGTGACGCCGACCCGAAGAAGGTGGCCTGCGCCTATCCGAAGACGCCGCTGCAGAAGTACCTCAACGCGGACTTCTCGAAGAGCGGCGGCAAGGCGGCGGCCTTCCTGAAGAACTTCAAGTGGACGACCGAGGACCAGAACGAGGTCTCTCTGCTCATCGCCGATCAGAAGCTGTCGCCGGACGAGGCGGCGAAGAAGTGGATCGACGAGCACGAGTCGACTTGGCGGTCCTGGCTGCCGAAGTAG
- a CDS encoding ABC transporter permease, which produces MAAASTATAPAADTPRFGALLRHRALGKLLLLAVVAAVLVPIVNAKWASGSWPHALTVDLTEPLGKTSDWIIDNRDSHPLFLYFFGHISNAVVLSVRGAYLVLLAAGWAGVTAAAGLIAWRVAGLKLAAAAVAALLVCGSFGMWVPTMQTLALMIVAVLASVVLGVVLGLAAGLSDRTYRALRPVLDTMQVFPAYAYLLPVVLVFGIGVPAAVLATVVYAAPPMARLTALGLRGADGGVMEAVASLGATARQRLLTARIPLARKQLLLGLNQTIMMALSMAVIASVIGAGGLGDRVYQALASVDVGAALAAGIPIVLLAVILDRTTAAAGTRLGAEPDGRRLHGPYGWGVAAVLTVVVALVARLADRIDWPDTWTVNIADPVNNAVDWMTDHLYSGVPYIGGTADWAGHFTTWVLDPIRDGLQWLPWWSVLLIVAALAWLIGTWRTAATAVLAMAAIGVLGVWKPSLDTLSQVLAAVAVTLVVGFAVGIAAARSERLERVLRPVLDVFQTMPQFVYLIPVVALFGVGRAPAVAAAVVYALPAVVRITTQGLRHVDAAAMESARSMGATSGQQLRQVQLPLARPALLLAVNQGVVLVLAVVIIGGLVGGGALGYDVVFGLAQGDLATGLVGGAAIVCLGLMLDRVTQPTERRAKKGA; this is translated from the coding sequence ATGGCCGCCGCCAGTACCGCCACCGCCCCCGCGGCGGACACCCCGCGCTTCGGCGCGCTTCTGCGCCACCGCGCCCTCGGCAAGCTCCTGCTGCTCGCCGTCGTCGCGGCCGTCCTCGTACCGATCGTGAACGCCAAGTGGGCGAGCGGCAGCTGGCCGCACGCGCTCACCGTCGACCTGACCGAACCACTGGGCAAGACCAGTGACTGGATCATCGACAACCGGGACAGCCACCCGCTGTTCCTCTACTTCTTCGGCCACATCAGCAACGCCGTCGTCCTGAGCGTGCGCGGCGCGTACCTGGTGCTCCTCGCGGCCGGCTGGGCCGGCGTCACCGCCGCGGCCGGGCTCATCGCCTGGCGCGTCGCGGGCCTGAAGCTCGCGGCGGCCGCCGTCGCCGCGCTCCTCGTGTGCGGCTCGTTCGGCATGTGGGTGCCGACCATGCAGACCCTCGCGCTGATGATCGTCGCGGTTCTCGCCTCGGTCGTGCTCGGCGTGGTCCTCGGACTCGCGGCCGGACTCTCCGACCGCACGTACCGTGCGCTGCGGCCCGTCCTCGACACGATGCAGGTCTTTCCCGCGTACGCGTATCTGCTGCCGGTCGTTCTCGTGTTCGGCATCGGCGTGCCCGCGGCCGTCCTCGCGACCGTCGTCTACGCCGCCCCGCCGATGGCCCGTCTGACGGCGCTCGGCCTGCGCGGCGCCGACGGCGGCGTGATGGAGGCCGTCGCCTCGCTCGGCGCGACCGCGCGGCAGCGGCTCCTGACGGCCCGGATCCCGCTCGCCCGTAAGCAACTCCTCCTCGGGCTCAACCAGACGATCATGATGGCGCTCTCGATGGCCGTCATCGCGTCGGTGATCGGCGCGGGTGGCCTCGGTGACCGCGTGTACCAGGCACTGGCCTCCGTGGACGTCGGCGCGGCCCTCGCGGCCGGCATCCCGATCGTGCTGCTCGCCGTGATCCTGGACCGCACGACGGCCGCGGCGGGAACGCGCCTCGGCGCCGAACCCGACGGCCGCCGCCTGCACGGCCCGTACGGCTGGGGCGTCGCCGCCGTTCTCACGGTGGTCGTCGCCCTCGTGGCCCGCCTCGCGGACCGGATCGACTGGCCCGACACCTGGACCGTGAACATCGCGGACCCGGTCAACAACGCCGTCGACTGGATGACCGACCACCTCTACTCCGGTGTCCCCTACATCGGCGGAACCGCCGACTGGGCCGGGCACTTCACCACCTGGGTTCTCGACCCGATCCGCGACGGTCTGCAGTGGCTGCCCTGGTGGTCGGTGCTCCTCATCGTCGCCGCGCTGGCCTGGCTGATCGGCACCTGGCGCACCGCCGCGACGGCCGTGCTCGCCATGGCCGCCATCGGCGTCCTCGGTGTGTGGAAGCCGTCCCTCGACACGCTGTCGCAGGTGCTCGCGGCCGTCGCCGTGACGCTCGTCGTCGGCTTCGCGGTCGGGATCGCGGCCGCGCGCAGCGAGCGACTCGAACGCGTGCTCAGGCCCGTGCTCGACGTCTTCCAGACGATGCCGCAGTTCGTGTATCTGATCCCGGTGGTCGCGCTGTTCGGCGTCGGCCGCGCCCCCGCGGTCGCCGCCGCCGTCGTCTACGCGCTGCCGGCCGTCGTCCGCATCACGACGCAGGGGCTGCGCCACGTCGACGCTGCCGCCATGGAGTCGGCCCGGTCGATGGGCGCGACGAGCGGGCAGCAACTGCGCCAGGTCCAGCTGCCGCTGGCCCGGCCCGCGCTGCTCCTGGCCGTGAACCAGGGTGTCGTCCTCGTCCTCGCCGTCGTGATCATCGGCGGTCTGGTGGGCGGTGGCGCGCTCGGCTACGACGTCGTGTTCGGCCTCGCACAGGGCGACCTGGCGACCGGCCTCGTCGGCGGCGCGGCGATCGTGTGTCTCGGCCTCATGCTCGACCGGGTCACCCAGCCGACCGAACGCCGCGCGAAGAAGGGAGCGTGA
- a CDS encoding quaternary amine ABC transporter ATP-binding protein produces the protein MSTNTMPNAEATDAQAGSPVFSVNNLWKVFGPKADRVPGDAELAGLSAAELRARTGCTAAVRDVSFDVRKGEVFVVMGLSGSGKSTLVRCLTRLIEPTSGGISIDGEDVLGMDKGRLRELRRHRAAMVFQHFGLLPHRTVLDNVAYGLEIQGVGRAERRARAAEVVAKVGLDGLEQRRPGQLSGGQQQRVGLARALAVDPEVLLFDEPFSALDPLIRRDMQEEVIRLHREEGRTMVFITHDLNEALRLGDRIALMRDGRIVQLGTPEEIVGSPADDYVREFVRDVPREQVMTVRRAMRPADADEQDRGPAIAPGATVSEAIEAVARTGFAVRVMDEGRCLGVVDHARLLGVVAGTETGASGDGGVAGSDSDDASGSGAPVADGSGSGAAVADAPAPVTPPGEEVA, from the coding sequence ATGAGTACGAACACGATGCCGAACGCTGAGGCGACGGACGCGCAGGCGGGTTCGCCGGTGTTCTCCGTGAACAACCTGTGGAAGGTCTTCGGGCCGAAGGCCGACCGGGTGCCGGGTGACGCGGAGCTGGCCGGCCTGAGCGCCGCCGAGCTGCGCGCCCGCACCGGGTGCACCGCCGCCGTGCGCGACGTCAGCTTCGATGTGCGCAAGGGCGAGGTCTTCGTCGTCATGGGCCTCTCCGGCTCCGGCAAGTCCACCCTCGTACGCTGCCTGACCCGGCTCATCGAGCCGACCTCCGGCGGCATATCCATCGACGGCGAGGACGTCCTCGGCATGGACAAGGGGCGCCTGCGCGAACTGCGCCGGCACCGCGCCGCCATGGTCTTCCAGCACTTCGGGCTCCTTCCGCACCGCACCGTGCTCGACAACGTCGCGTACGGCCTGGAGATCCAGGGCGTGGGCCGCGCCGAGCGGCGCGCCAGGGCGGCGGAGGTCGTCGCGAAGGTCGGCCTCGACGGCCTTGAGCAGCGGCGGCCCGGGCAGCTGTCCGGCGGTCAGCAGCAGCGTGTCGGGCTCGCGCGCGCCCTCGCGGTCGATCCCGAAGTGCTGCTGTTCGACGAGCCGTTCAGCGCCCTCGACCCGCTGATCCGCCGCGACATGCAGGAGGAGGTCATCCGGCTCCACCGCGAGGAGGGCCGGACCATGGTCTTCATCACGCACGACCTCAACGAGGCGCTGCGGCTCGGCGACCGGATCGCGCTGATGCGCGACGGCCGGATCGTGCAGCTGGGCACGCCCGAGGAGATCGTGGGCTCGCCCGCGGACGACTACGTACGCGAGTTCGTGCGGGACGTGCCGCGCGAGCAGGTCATGACCGTGCGCCGCGCGATGCGGCCCGCCGACGCCGACGAGCAGGATCGCGGCCCCGCCATCGCGCCCGGCGCGACCGTGTCGGAGGCGATCGAGGCGGTCGCCAGGACCGGGTTCGCGGTGCGGGTCATGGACGAGGGGCGGTGCCTGGGGGTCGTGGACCATGCGCGGCTGCTGGGTGTGGTGGCGGGGACGGAGACGGGGGCCTCCGGAGACGGGGGTGTGGCCGGGTCCGACTCGGACGACGCCTCCGGTTCCGGTGCGCCCGTGGCTGACGGGTCCGGTTCCGGTGCGGCCGTGGCCGACGCGCCCGCGCCCGTCACGCCGCCGGGCGAGGAGGTCGCCTGA
- a CDS encoding GMC family oxidoreductase: protein MPEKSVNTYDYVVVGGGTAGSVIASRLTQNPDVTVAVIEGGPSDIDRDDVLTLRRWLGLLGGDLDYGYTTTEQPRGNSHILHSRAKVLGGCSSHNTLISFKPLPGDWDEWAAAGAEGWDHKAMDPYFGKLRNNIVAVDEKDRNAIARDFVDAAQTATGVPRVDGFNKAPFKDGVGFFDLAYHPENNKRSSASVAYLHPHMEAGDRPNLTLLLETWAYRLEMDGTRARGVHVRTKDGEELLVEARHEVVVCAGAVDTPRLLMHSGIGPKADLEKLGIPVLHDLPGVGENLLDHPESVIVWETDGPIPDNSAMDSDAGLFVQRDPEASGPDLMFHFYQIPFTDNPERLGYVRPEHGVSMTPNIPKPRSRGRLYLTSADPAEKPALDFRYFTDEDDYDGRTLVDGIRIAREIAKTEPLAGWLKREVCPGPDVVGDEELGEYARKVAHTVYHPAGTCRMGARNDELAVVDPELRIRGLEAIRIADASVFPTMPAVNPMIGVLMVGEKCAELLGGDA from the coding sequence ATGCCTGAGAAGTCCGTGAACACGTACGACTACGTCGTCGTCGGCGGTGGCACCGCCGGGTCCGTCATTGCGTCCCGGCTGACCCAGAACCCCGACGTCACCGTCGCCGTCATCGAGGGCGGCCCGAGCGACATCGACCGCGACGACGTCCTGACCCTGCGCCGCTGGCTCGGCCTCCTCGGCGGCGATCTCGACTACGGCTACACCACCACCGAGCAGCCGCGCGGGAACTCGCACATCCTGCACAGCCGCGCCAAGGTGCTCGGCGGCTGCTCGTCGCACAACACCCTCATCTCGTTCAAGCCGCTGCCCGGCGACTGGGACGAGTGGGCGGCGGCGGGAGCCGAGGGCTGGGACCACAAGGCGATGGACCCGTACTTCGGCAAGCTGCGCAACAACATCGTGGCGGTCGACGAGAAGGACCGGAACGCGATCGCCCGCGACTTCGTCGACGCCGCGCAGACCGCCACGGGCGTGCCGCGCGTGGACGGCTTCAACAAGGCGCCGTTCAAGGACGGCGTCGGCTTCTTCGACCTCGCGTACCACCCGGAGAACAACAAGCGCTCCAGCGCCTCGGTCGCCTATCTGCACCCGCACATGGAGGCCGGCGACCGGCCCAACCTGACGCTCCTGCTGGAGACGTGGGCGTACCGGCTGGAGATGGACGGCACGCGGGCGCGCGGTGTCCACGTACGGACGAAGGACGGTGAGGAGCTGCTCGTCGAGGCGCGGCACGAGGTCGTCGTGTGCGCCGGCGCGGTCGACACGCCCCGGCTGCTCATGCACTCCGGCATCGGGCCGAAGGCCGACCTGGAGAAGCTCGGGATTCCGGTCCTGCACGACCTGCCGGGCGTCGGCGAGAACCTGCTCGACCATCCCGAGTCCGTGATCGTGTGGGAGACGGACGGGCCGATCCCCGACAACTCCGCCATGGACAGCGACGCGGGCCTCTTCGTGCAGCGCGATCCGGAGGCGAGCGGGCCGGACCTGATGTTCCACTTCTACCAGATCCCGTTCACCGACAACCCGGAGCGCCTCGGCTACGTCAGGCCGGAGCACGGGGTCTCGATGACGCCGAACATCCCCAAGCCGCGCAGCCGCGGCCGCCTCTACCTGACCAGCGCGGACCCGGCCGAGAAGCCCGCCCTCGACTTCCGTTACTTCACGGACGAGGACGACTACGACGGCCGGACGCTGGTCGACGGAATCAGGATCGCGCGTGAGATCGCGAAGACCGAGCCGCTCGCCGGCTGGCTCAAGCGCGAGGTGTGCCCCGGGCCCGACGTCGTGGGCGACGAGGAGCTCGGCGAGTACGCGCGCAAGGTCGCGCACACCGTCTACCACCCCGCCGGGACCTGTCGCATGGGCGCCAGGAATGATGAACTCGCCGTTGTGGACCCGGAGTTGAGGATCCGGGGCCTGGAAGCGATCCGCATTGCCGACGCGTCCGTCTTCCCGACGATGCCGGCGGTGAACCCGATGATCGGGGTGCTCATGGTCGGGGAGAAGTGTGCCGAGCTGCTGGGTGGTGATGCGTGA
- a CDS encoding aldehyde dehydrogenase family protein, protein MSENQSIFVDGEWRSAASGATREILDPADAQPFALIAEGGTQDADAAVAAARRAFDEGTWPATPVAERAALLRRVADLLVRDREKIGLLESRDAGKTVEEGRVDVDCVADAFRYFADLVVGEGGGRVVDAGSDEIHSVVVHEPVGVCSLITPWNYPLLQASWKVAPALAAGNTFVIKPSEITPLTTVVLIELLAEAGLPAGVANIVTGPGHTVGARLAEHPDVDLVSFTGGLISGTKVAQAAAADVKKIALELGGKNPNVVFADSCETEEGFDTAVDQALNAAFIHSGQVCSAGARLIVEESVRERFVAELARRAEKIRLGRGTEDGVECGPLVSAQQRNKTESYVASALAEGAVLRSGGKRPEPSEVRPADGYFYEPTVLDQCHREMRVVREEVFGPVLTVETFRTEDEAVALANDTEYGLAGAVWTADAGRARRVAGRLRHGTIWINDFHPYLPQAEWGGFGKSGIGRELGPAGLAEYRETKHVYQNLAPKPVRWFAG, encoded by the coding sequence GTGTCTGAAAACCAGAGCATTTTTGTGGACGGAGAGTGGCGCAGCGCCGCCTCCGGGGCCACGCGCGAGATTCTCGACCCGGCGGATGCCCAGCCGTTCGCACTGATCGCCGAGGGCGGCACGCAGGACGCGGACGCCGCGGTGGCCGCCGCGCGCCGCGCCTTCGACGAGGGAACCTGGCCGGCGACGCCCGTCGCCGAGCGCGCCGCGCTGCTGCGCCGCGTCGCCGATCTCCTCGTACGCGACCGGGAGAAGATCGGTCTGCTCGAGAGCCGCGACGCGGGCAAGACCGTCGAGGAGGGGCGCGTCGACGTCGACTGTGTCGCCGACGCCTTCCGGTACTTCGCCGATCTGGTCGTCGGAGAGGGCGGCGGGCGCGTCGTCGACGCCGGGTCCGACGAGATCCACAGCGTCGTCGTGCACGAGCCCGTCGGCGTCTGCTCCCTGATCACCCCGTGGAACTACCCGCTCCTCCAGGCCAGCTGGAAGGTCGCCCCGGCCCTCGCCGCCGGAAACACCTTCGTCATCAAGCCGAGTGAGATCACGCCGCTGACGACTGTGGTCCTCATCGAGCTCCTGGCGGAGGCCGGCCTTCCCGCGGGCGTCGCGAACATCGTGACCGGGCCGGGCCACACCGTGGGCGCCCGGCTCGCCGAGCACCCGGACGTCGACCTCGTCTCCTTCACCGGCGGCCTGATCAGCGGCACGAAGGTCGCGCAGGCCGCGGCCGCCGACGTGAAGAAGATCGCCCTCGAACTGGGCGGCAAGAACCCGAACGTCGTCTTCGCCGACTCCTGTGAGACCGAGGAAGGCTTCGACACCGCCGTCGACCAGGCACTGAACGCCGCCTTCATCCACAGCGGCCAGGTCTGCTCCGCCGGTGCCAGGCTCATCGTCGAGGAGTCCGTGCGCGAGCGCTTCGTCGCCGAACTCGCCCGCCGCGCCGAGAAGATCAGGCTCGGCCGCGGCACCGAGGACGGCGTCGAGTGCGGCCCCCTCGTCTCCGCGCAGCAGCGCAACAAGACCGAGTCGTACGTGGCGTCGGCCCTCGCCGAGGGCGCCGTCCTGCGCAGCGGCGGCAAGCGGCCCGAGCCCAGTGAAGTACGGCCCGCCGACGGGTACTTCTACGAGCCCACCGTCCTCGACCAGTGCCACCGCGAGATGCGCGTCGTCCGCGAGGAGGTCTTCGGACCCGTCCTGACGGTCGAGACGTTCCGCACCGAGGACGAGGCCGTCGCGCTCGCCAACGACACCGAGTACGGGCTCGCGGGCGCCGTCTGGACCGCCGACGCGGGGCGCGCGCGGCGTGTCGCCGGACGCCTTCGCCACGGCACGATCTGGATCAACGACTTCCACCCCTACCTCCCGCAGGCGGAGTGGGGCGGCTTCGGCAAGAGCGGGATCGGCCGCGAGCTTGGCCCGGCGGGGCTCGCCGAGTACCGCGAGACCAAGCACGTCTACCAGAACCTGGCGCCGAAGCCCGTGCGCTGGTTCGCGGGCTGA